The Pelagicoccus sp. SDUM812003 genome segment CCCCAGCGCTCCGAGAGCTTGAATTTCGCTCCCAACATCAGTCGACGAAAAAAGTCGCGCTGGTACCGATCCGGCTCAGGTGTATCCGCGTTTTGGAGATCGCTCTCCAACGAGTCGAACTGCGGATGCAAGATGAGCCGATAGCTCAAGCGATTCTCCAGTCGTGCAATCCAGCTTTCAATATCCTTCCCTTCCTGCGCCGATCCATCGGGTAAAACGGCGAGAACGGAAGCCGCACCGATCGCGACGACAACCTTCCATTGCCGCCTAGACCTCGCTGCTCGCTTTCCTGACTGATTAAGTCTCGTCTGTATCATTTCCCCGAATTGGCGGGGTATGTAAGAGCAGAGAGGGGCAAACGTGACAAGATCAGAGTCCCTTATTACAAGAGAGTCGCCTGAAAAGCTTTTCTAATCGCGTTGAGATCGCGTCTTCTTGATGAGGTAGTAGATCACGGCGCCGATCATGCAGAGCGGCAGGAAGCTCATCACCGCGGTGGTGGCATAGTAGGCGCCGCGGGCTTCCTCCTTGGCCACGCCGCACACCGAGCAGGCATTGGCCGTGGCGAGACCGACGCCAAGCGACAATGCGGCGAAGGAAAGAGCGCGTAGGAAACGGGTGGCAAAGCAGCTTTTCATCTAAATCTCCTCCTTAGTTGAGATAAACGAGAACGTAGAGAATCGGCCAGACGCCAACTACGAAATACCAGAACGCCTGACCGCCATGCAAACTGGCCAGCCGCAAGGTGCGGTTTCTCATCTTGAAGAAGAGGCGACCGAGGGCGAACAGGGCGCCGATGGCGTGCACCGCGTGGGTACCGATGATCAGATAGAAAAACGCCCCGTAGGTGCTTGATTGCATGGTCAAACCAAAACCGAGCAGTCGCGCCCATTCGAAGCCTTGAAACACCACGAAAAACAGTCCTAAACCGAGAGCGAACAGGAACAGCTGCTCACTCTTGCGACTAAAGCCTTCCCTTGCGAAGGTTTTGCTGGTCAAGAACATAGCGACGCCGCTCGCCAATAGGGCGACCGTGTTGAAGGCGGTCGCTCCGATCGGCAGACGCGGCTGATCCAGCGGCGGCCACTCCAAGGCGTTGGCCTTGGAAATGGAATAGGCGCTGATCAGTCCGATGAAAAACATCATCTCCGTCAGAATGAATATGATCACTCCGAGAAGACTGTTGGAGATGACGGGCTCGCGGCGGCTTGAACCGCCCTCGCCCGATAAGCTTGCTTCCGCGTATCTCATTTTCCGCTCCCTTCCCTAGTTGAGCCCATTGGGCTGCGCTTTTTAGTGATGCGACTCCTCCTGGTGGCCGTCTTCCTCTTGGTGAGCGTCATCTCCATGGTGTCCGCCTTCGCCTGCCGCGACCTCAGGTTCCTGGTATTCCTTCACCCAATTGTGTCCCTCAGACTTCATGCTGTCGGTGGCCACGCCGAAAAAGAAGACGAACATGATGGCCACCATGGAAAGAAGGATGTACGGAGCGTAGATCTTCTCGAACTTCAGGTGCATGAAATAGGCCAGCACGTAGTAAGCTTTCACCAAAGCGATACCGAAGGCGGTGATGAGGATGACGATGAGCCGAGTGGCTCCCTCGAGATGCAATATGTCCGCTAGCTCGGGCCCAGCCACGCTGATGATGAAGAGCACCAGCAGCATGATGTAGATCTTGAGGTAGCTTGGAGAGTTATGTCCTGCCATTTTGAAAAAGCGTATTCAGGTTTCGATTACTTGGCGATGTAGAGCAGCGGGAAGAGGAAGATCCAGACGATATCCACGAAGTGCCAGTAGATGCCGATGTTCTCCACGCGATGCAGATTCTGCCCGTGCTTGACGTCCTTTTCCGCGATGATCGCCATGATCACCATACCGCAGAGAACGTGAAAGCCGTGCAGTCCGGTAGCGGTGTAGTAGAAGCTCCAGAAGTTGCTGGTGAAAAGCGTGTAGCCGTGGCTGATTTCGCTGGCGTATTCGTAGGTCTTGAAACCCATGAAGCATCCGCCAAGCAAGATGGTGAGCCAAAGGAACTTTCGCGCTTTCACGATGTCCTTCTTCTCCGCCGCTTCGTGAGCGATGACCACAAAGAAGCTGGAAGTGAGCAGCCAGAACGTGTTGATACCGCCGATAAAGGTGTTGGTATGCGCCGCGGACTGAGCCCAGGAGCCGTGCAGAAAGCGGTTCAACAAGTAGGACGCTATCAAGCCGCCGAAGATAACGATTTCCGAAGCGACCACCCACCAGACCGCGAGTCGTCCCGTGGGGATTCCGGTGGCGCTTCTGCCAGTTGCAATGATTTTGTGACCCATTGTATCTGAAATTTGATTACGTTAAGTTGGTTCAGTTCGGCTTGTTCTGAGGCCAGTAGTCTTCTTCGCGGCCTTCCACCGAAAACTCGTAGGGACCCCGGTAAACCTCAGGGAAATTGCCCTCGAAGTTGCCGTGCGGCGGAGGCGATGGAGCGACCCACTCCAGCGTATTCGCCTTCCAAGGATTGCGGCCGGCCTTCTCGCCACGCTTGAGGCTGACGATCAAGTTAACGAAGAACGGGATCTGGAAGAGGATCAGAACGATGAGCGAACCGGTGGCGAATACGCGCAGGTCCTGCAGGTTTTCCGTGAAGAGATCCGGATACGCGGTGTAGCCAGCGATACGTCGATGCTGTCCAGCGGCCCCGAGGATGAAGAGCGGCAGGAAGATCCCGTTGAAAGGAATGACCGTGCCCCAGAAGTGGATCTTTCCCCAGAACTCGTTCATCTTGCGACCGAACATCTTGGGAAACCAGTAGTAGATCGCCGCATAGGTCGCGATCACCGCAATCGGAACGAAGGTGTAGTGGAAGTGAGCCAATACGAAATAGGTGTCATGCAAGTAGATGTCGGTACCGCTAGACCCCAGCCAAATGCCAGTCACACCGCCCACCAGGAACTCGCCCAAGAACGCCA includes the following:
- a CDS encoding cytochrome C oxidase subunit IV family protein, translating into MAGHNSPSYLKIYIMLLVLFIISVAGPELADILHLEGATRLIVILITAFGIALVKAYYVLAYFMHLKFEKIYAPYILLSMVAIMFVFFFGVATDSMKSEGHNWVKEYQEPEVAAGEGGHHGDDAHQEEDGHQEESHH
- a CDS encoding cytochrome c oxidase subunit 3, whose translation is MRYAEASLSGEGGSSRREPVISNSLLGVIIFILTEMMFFIGLISAYSISKANALEWPPLDQPRLPIGATAFNTVALLASGVAMFLTSKTFAREGFSRKSEQLFLFALGLGLFFVVFQGFEWARLLGFGLTMQSSTYGAFFYLIIGTHAVHAIGALFALGRLFFKMRNRTLRLASLHGGQAFWYFVVGVWPILYVLVYLN
- a CDS encoding cytochrome c oxidase subunit 3 → MGHKIIATGRSATGIPTGRLAVWWVVASEIVIFGGLIASYLLNRFLHGSWAQSAAHTNTFIGGINTFWLLTSSFFVVIAHEAAEKKDIVKARKFLWLTILLGGCFMGFKTYEYASEISHGYTLFTSNFWSFYYTATGLHGFHVLCGMVIMAIIAEKDVKHGQNLHRVENIGIYWHFVDIVWIFLFPLLYIAK